In Leptospira congkakensis, one DNA window encodes the following:
- a CDS encoding DUF3347 domain-containing protein → MNSNSHLGKKNQNMNVFRISLIVLAIFALSCKEEVVPFETAHENLAAKLLAENQILLEEYLKDDPKPNWKTFSEAIDAFVTSGHPKLKAWSETLRPLLPVAGADLESNYEKISKIQEILIQIKTEVPNQSKYNRFYCPMVDKSWLMTGKEVKNPYAPEMRDCGELLQ, encoded by the coding sequence TTGAATTCCAATTCCCACTTGGGTAAAAAGAATCAAAATATGAATGTATTTCGGATTTCACTCATCGTTTTAGCCATTTTTGCCCTTTCTTGTAAGGAAGAGGTCGTTCCATTTGAAACTGCCCATGAAAACCTAGCGGCAAAACTCCTGGCGGAGAACCAAATTCTTCTGGAAGAGTATCTAAAAGACGATCCAAAACCCAATTGGAAAACTTTTTCAGAAGCAATTGATGCTTTCGTAACCAGCGGACATCCGAAATTGAAGGCCTGGTCTGAGACTTTACGTCCCCTCCTCCCTGTTGCGGGTGCAGATCTAGAATCTAACTATGAAAAAATTTCTAAAATTCAAGAAATATTGATTCAAATCAAAACAGAAGTTCCCAACCAATCTAAGTACAATCGATTTTACTGTCCAATGGTTGATAAATCTTGGTTAATGACAGGAAAAGAAGTAAAAAATCCATACGCTCCTGAAATGAGAGATTGTGGAGAATTATTACAGTAG
- a CDS encoding MFS transporter: MSQPLTHPLHTIQKERAIIFILAALQFLHILDFVIMMPLGPVFMESFKINSAAFGLLVSSYSISAGLFGLIGALFLDSYDRKLSLLVLFFGFSFGTLLCAFAPNYGFLLFARVVAGGFGGMIGATVLSIIGDIIPVFRRGTATGVVMSSFSVASVIGIPIGLSLANKFGWHFPFLSLAIAGFLILPIGYKVLPSIRYHLDSDVHPKQSQLKSLQQVITKKDHFAPFIFMVFLMFGGFTIIPFLSPFLVSNVGLAIDELPYIYFFGGLFTFFTSRFIGKLSDRYGKLKVYQIISIVAVIPIVIVVTLTKTSLPVVLTVTTLFMILVSGRMVPAFAMITSAVEPRIRGSFMSVNSAIQQISSGAASYIAGLILVQSADNQLINYELVGMISVFSLLFSVYLAKKVKIAG, translated from the coding sequence ATGAGCCAACCTCTCACCCATCCGCTTCATACCATCCAAAAAGAAAGAGCCATCATCTTCATCCTTGCTGCCCTCCAATTTTTACACATTTTGGATTTTGTCATCATGATGCCCCTGGGCCCGGTATTTATGGAGAGCTTCAAAATCAATTCCGCCGCTTTTGGATTACTTGTTTCTTCTTATTCCATTAGTGCTGGATTGTTTGGACTCATTGGTGCATTGTTTTTGGATTCATATGATCGCAAATTAAGCCTTCTCGTCTTATTTTTTGGATTTTCCTTTGGAACCTTACTTTGTGCATTTGCTCCCAATTATGGATTTTTACTTTTTGCTAGGGTTGTTGCCGGTGGATTCGGCGGAATGATCGGCGCCACTGTCCTTTCCATCATCGGAGACATCATTCCTGTTTTTAGAAGAGGAACTGCTACTGGTGTTGTGATGAGTTCGTTTTCAGTGGCTTCCGTCATTGGAATCCCAATTGGTTTGTCTTTGGCTAATAAGTTTGGATGGCATTTCCCATTCCTTTCTTTGGCAATTGCAGGTTTTTTAATTTTACCAATTGGTTATAAAGTATTACCTTCGATTCGTTACCATTTGGATTCAGATGTTCATCCGAAACAATCTCAACTTAAATCTTTACAACAAGTGATTACCAAAAAAGATCATTTTGCCCCCTTTATTTTTATGGTGTTTTTGATGTTTGGTGGATTTACCATCATTCCTTTTCTTAGTCCATTTCTAGTGTCTAACGTTGGTTTAGCGATTGATGAACTTCCTTATATTTACTTTTTTGGTGGATTGTTTACTTTTTTTACAAGTCGATTCATTGGAAAATTATCAGATCGTTATGGAAAATTGAAAGTTTACCAAATCATTTCGATTGTGGCAGTGATTCCCATTGTGATTGTTGTTACTTTGACAAAAACTTCATTACCTGTTGTGCTTACTGTCACAACATTATTTATGATTTTGGTTTCAGGGCGAATGGTTCCTGCATTTGCAATGATCACTTCTGCTGTGGAACCAAGAATTCGTGGTAGTTTTATGTCTGTCAATTCTGCCATCCAGCAGATTTCTTCGGGTGCTGCTTCGTACATTGCGGGATTGATATTGGTACAATCTGCTGATAACCAACTCATCAATTACGAACTCGTAGGAATGATTTCTGTATTTAGTTTGTTGTTTAGTGTTTACTTAGCGAAAAAAGTTAAAATTGCAGGATAA
- a CDS encoding VOC family protein codes for MIIVEGIGHVSIPVSQLDTSIDFYRDIFDFEVETKKATEAILSLDSFRIRLVKAEVSDRSLPLLSFVMDVDDFTEAISELEEKNVKIIKGPEGTDSGECLTFADPSQNLIEIFYSN; via the coding sequence ATGATTATTGTAGAAGGCATTGGCCACGTCAGTATCCCCGTCTCCCAACTCGACACCTCTATTGATTTTTACCGGGACATTTTTGACTTCGAAGTGGAGACAAAGAAGGCTACTGAGGCAATTCTTTCTCTGGATTCCTTTCGTATCCGATTGGTAAAAGCAGAAGTTTCCGACAGATCTCTTCCTCTCCTTAGTTTTGTGATGGATGTGGATGATTTCACAGAAGCTATCAGCGAACTTGAGGAAAAGAACGTAAAGATCATCAAAGGACCAGAAGGAACAGATTCTGGAGAGTGTTTAACCTTTGCAGATCCTAGCCAAAATTTAATCGAGATTTTCTATTCCAATTAA